From one Mytilus edulis chromosome 1, xbMytEdul2.2, whole genome shotgun sequence genomic stretch:
- the LOC139513188 gene encoding zinc finger protein 665-like — protein sequence MTDTKFSNEECGDTYLESWNIENHMRTTTGDNTHQCDICDETFNQLENLQKHRIVHTDKPHQCYICDKAFKKLGNLSKHMKIHTEDKPHVCDICGKRFIHHCYMQYHMRTHAVDKPYDKPHRCNICDKAFNQLGNLNKHMKIHTGDKPHACDICGKRFMHHCYMQYHMRTHTGDKPYECDICHKRFSLLSSVQKHKRTHTGDKPYKCDICGKRLGHLNTLRKHMRAHTGDKPDQSGILGNSSFQNHLRTQTGDKPLFGNLLSDHNAYRTDSRTHSDDKPYTCDICGKGFRHLCSLERHMRKHTGDKPYKCGVCGKEFSRKYVLESHVTIHSSNKPCSCDVCGKQFIDNHNLRIHMRFHTGDKPFKCGVCDKTFCRVDYLQKHMRTHTGDKPYKCDVCGKEFSDQGAYNRHMKIHTGDKHKKCDVCGQEFGRKEALQRHTKTHTSDYTSKAATV from the coding sequence ATGACGGATACTAAATTTTCGAATGAAGAATGTGGGGACACGTATCTAGAGAGCTGGAACATAGAAAATCACATGAGAACGACCACTGGTGATAACACTCATCAATGTGACATATGTGATGAAACATTTAATCAGCTTGAAAACTTGCAAAAACACAGGATTGTACACACCGACAAACCGCATCAATGTTATATATGTGATAAAGCGTTCAAGAAGCTTGGTAACTTGAGCAAACACATGAAAATACACACTGAAGATAAACCTCACGTatgtgatatatgtggtaaaaGGTTTATTCATCATTGTTACATGCAGTATCATATGAGAACACATGCTGTCGATAAACCCTATGATAAACCGCATCGGTGTAATATATGTGATAAAGCGTTCAATCAGCTTGGTAACTTGAACAAGCACATGAAAATACACACTGGAGATAAACCACATGCatgtgatatatgtggtaaacGGTTTATGCATCATTGTTACATGCAGTATCatatgagaacacatactggcGATAAACCCTATGAATGTGATATATGTCATAAAAGGTTTAGTCTGCTTAGTAGCGTTCAAAAACACAAGAGAACACACACTGGCgataaaccttataaatgtgatatatgtggtaaaaGATTAGGACATTTAAATACTTTACGAAAACATATGAGAGCACACACTGGCGATAAACCTGATCAATCTGGTATCCTTGGTAATAGTAGCTTTCAAAATCACTTGAGAACACAAACAGGTGATAAACCTTTATTTGGTAATTTGTTAAGTGATCACAATGCATATCGTACAGACTCGAGAACGCATAGTGATGATAAACCTTACACatgtgatatatgtggtaaaggaTTTAGACATCTTTGTAGCTTAGAGAGACACATGAGAAAACATACTGGtgataaaccttataaatgtggTGTATGTGGAAAAGAATTTAGTCGAAAATATGTTCTTGAAAGCCACGTAACAATACACTCAAGTAATAAACCGTGTtcatgtgatgtatgtggtaaacaGTTTATTGATAATCATAATTTGCGTATACACATGAGGTTTCATACTGGTGATAAACCTTTTAAATGTGGTGTGTGCGACAAAACATTTTGTCGGGTTGATTATCTTCAGaaacacatgagaacacatactggtgatAAACCGTACAAGTGCGATGTGTGCGGTAAAGAATTTAGTGATCAAGGTGCATATAATAGACACATGAAAATACACACTGGagacaaacataaaaaatgtgacgTGTGTGGTCAAGAGTTTGGTCGAAAAGAAGCTCTACAAAGGCACACGAAAACACACACTAGCGATTATACATCTAAGGCAGCAACCGTTTGA